A DNA window from Impatiens glandulifera chromosome 7, dImpGla2.1, whole genome shotgun sequence contains the following coding sequences:
- the LOC124945339 gene encoding phenylacetaldehyde reductase-like, with protein sequence MSGEGKVVCVTGASGFIASWLVKLLLDRRYTVKGTVRSLHDPKKTEHLLALDGAKERLKLFEANLIDEGSFDTAVQGCDCVFHTASPVLMSVDDPNLELIDPAVKGTLNVLNSCSKVPSIKRVVITSSMASVIFNGKPLNADVVVDETWFSDAAYCQQIKMWYMVSKTLAEEAAWKFGEENGMDLITIHPGFVIGPLLQPNLNVTSEAIPNLIKTGHDFFSDGRYRYVDVRDVAFAHIKAFEVSSAKGRYLMVGTVAYSSEVVKILRQLYPALNLTNTIREEDLKKPKPPLYNVSKEKAKSLGVDFLPLEVSVKDTIESLVEKKLLTF encoded by the exons ATGAGCGGAGAAGGGAAAGTGGTGTGCGTAACAGGGGCGTCGGGATTCATTGCTTCATGGCTGGTGAAGCTGCTGTTGGACCGTCGCTATACCGTCAAAGGCACCGTCCGAAGTCTTC ATGACCCAAAGAAGACAGAACATTTACTAGCACTAGATGGAGCAAAGGAAAGACTTAAACTCTTTGAAGCAAACCTAATTGATGAAGGATCTTTCGATACTGCTGTCCAAGGTTGTGATTGTGTCTTTCATACAGCATCTCCTGTTCTTATGTCAGTCGATGACCCAAACTTAGAATTGATTGATCCTGCCGTAAAAGGAACACTTAATGTTCTCAATTCCTGTTCTAAAGTCCCATCTATCAAAAGGGTAGTTATAACATCATCAATGGCTTCTGTTATTTTCAATGGAAAACCTTTGAATGCTGATGTTGTAGTTGATGAGACTTGGTTTTCTGATGCAGCTTATTGTCAACAAATAAAG ATGTGGTATATGGTTTCAAAAACTTTAGCTGAAGAAGCTGCTTGgaaatttggtgaagaaaatggGATGGATTTGATTACAATCCATCCTGGATTTGTTATAGGTCCTCTTTTACAGCCAAATTTGAATGTAACCAGTGAGGCTATTCCCAACCTCATAAAAACAG GACATGACTTTTTCTCTGACGGAAGATATCGATATGTGGATGTTAGAGATGTGGCGTTTGCTCATATTAAAGCGTTTGAAGTTTCTTCGGCTAAGGGGAGGTACTTGATGGTGGGAACTGTCGCATATTCCTCCGAGGTTGTCAAGATTTTGAGACAACTTTATCCTGCTCTTAATTTGACAAATACAATTAG GGAAGAGGATTTGAAGAAGCCGAAGCCACCATTGTATAATGTAAGCAAGGAAAAGGCAAAGAGTTTGGGAGTTGATTTTCTTCCTTTGGAGGTGAGTGTAAAGGATACAATTGAAAGCCTTGTGGAAAAGAAACTCCTCACTTTCTGA